Genomic segment of Sodalis-like secondary symbiont of Drepanosiphum platanoidis:
TTTTCCCAAAAAATAGAAGGTTCAATTTTATTTAACCAATCAATAATTTTTCCAATAATAGAAAATAAAAAAGCTTCAAATATACTAATTAAAGATGTAAGTAATATCATTATTATGAAATAAATACGTATTCCTTTTGTACAAAACCATATAAATAAAAAAAAATTTTTAGATAAAAAATTTTTTTTATTTTTAGGATATGTATTAACTAACTTTTCAAACCAGTTAAACACAGTATCTCCTAAATTTATTTAATATATTTTTATAAAAAATTATAAAATATAATATAAAAATTTTTTAAAAACAAAATAATAAATATATTATATTATTTTATTTTTAAAAAATCGAGCTTTTATTTTTATATAAAAAAATCTTATTTATATATGTATAATATATTTATGTAAAATTTAATAAAATTTATATATAAAAAATAATTTTATATTTTATTTTATATAAAAAATTTATTTAAAAAAATATTGAAGCAATTTATAATTATATTTTTATTTTTAAATAATTTTATATATTAAATATAATATGTTTAAAATTTTAATAAAGATTAAAAAAATTGTTTAATATTTTAAATTTATATTAAAATATAAAAATTTTTATTAAAAATAAATATATTATTTATTTATAAGATGAAACTTTTATGACAACATTTTATTTTGCAATAAAATTTTTATTTTCTTTAATATATTGGTTAATTATTATAAGTGTTATTATAAGAATAATAATTAATAAAAAAATAATTTCAGTCTTAATATCTTGGTTATTAATTATTTATATTTTTCCTTTAATTGGAATAATAACATATTTATTATTTGGTGAAATTTATATTGGAAAGAAAAGAAAAAAAGAAATAAATAATATATGGAAATATATTCAAAATTTTGTTTCAAATATAAAAAATTCTAAATTTTTATATTCTAACAAAATTAGCAAAATTTCTAAATCATTATTGAAATTATGTAAATATTATCAAGGAATAGATCCTTTAATAAGTAAAAATATAAAATTAATTAATAATTATGAAAAATATATTATATATTTAATTAAAGATATAAATTTAGCTAAAAAAAATATTTATATTATTTTTTATATATGGAAAGTAGGTGGTTTAGTAGATAAAGTAACGGATGCTTTGATTTTAGCTTCAAAAAGAGGTGTAAGTTGTAGAATTATTTTAGATTTAGCTGGAAGTATTAATTTATTTAGAACTAAATATCCAAAAATATTAAAAGATTCAGGTATTAAAATAATTTCAGCATTAAATATTAATATTTTTGAAATATTCTTAAGAAGAATGGATTTAAGACAACATAAAAAAATTATTTTAATAGATAATAATATATCTTATATTGGTAGTATGAATATGGTTGATCCTAATTTATTTAAAAAAAAATTAAAAATAGGACAATGGATTGATATTATGGTTAGAATAGAAAGTTATATTAATATAATTATTAATATTATTTTTTGTTATGATTGGAAAATAGAAACTGGAGAATGTATTCTTAATTCATTACCTAATATTAAATTAAAAAATTTTAATAAAAATAAATTTCATTATACAATTCAAATAATTATTTCAGGTCCTGGATTTCCAAAAGAAATAATTCATAGATCTTTATTAATTTCTATATATTCTGCTAATAAACAAATAGTTATAACAACACCATATTTAATTCCTAGTAATGATTTATTAAATGCAATTTGTATTGCATCTCAAAGAGGAGTTAAAGTACATATTATTATTCCAAAAAAAAATAATTCTATATTAGTAAAATGGGCTAGTCGTGTATTTTTTGCTAAACTTTTAAGATCTGGAGTATTAATTCATATGTTTATTGGAGGATTTTTACATACAAAAAGTATTTTAATTGATAAACAATTAAGTTTAATAGGAACTGTAAATTTAGATATGAGAAGTTTATGGTTAAATTTTGAAATTACACTTATAGTAGATAATTATAATTTTGGAAAAAATCTTGCTTATATTCAAAGAAATTATATGAATAATTCTGAAATTCTTAAAAAAGAAAATTGGTATAAAAGACCATTTTGGAAAAAAATTATAGAACGTTTTTTTTATTTTTTAAATCCACTACTTTAATTTTTTTATTTTTTTATAATATTTATTTATAAAAAAATTATTATTTTTAAAATTTTTAATAAAAATAATATTTAAATATAAAATTTATAAAAATTTTTAAAAAAATATTTAAATATAAAATTTATTTATTTTTTTATAAGATTTTATAAAAAATTATTAAAATAAATTAATTTAACACAAATTAATTTATATGAAAAACAATAATTATTAATTTTTTTTAAAAATAAAATAATTATATAAAATATATTTTTTATCAAAAAAATAATTAATAAATATTAAAAAATTAAAATATATATAAAATTATTAAAAAATTTTTAATATAAATTTAAATAATTTAAAATTTTTGTAAAAAAATAATAAATAAATAAAATTTAATTAATTTTTTTTATAAAAATAAAAAAATTAATAATAAATTTTAATAAAAAATTAATATTATATTTTAACTTTAAATTTATAAAAAATAATTTTATTAATTTTATATAAATTAATTTTTATGTATAAAAAAATAATTTAAAAAATTATTTAATTAAAATTAAAAATAAAAAAATAAAATTAAAAAATAAATTAAAAAAATTTAATAAAATTAATTTTTAAAAATTTTTTTATTTATATATATAAAATATATATAATATTTTAATTTAAAAAAAATAATAAATTTTCAAATAAAATCTTTATCTTTTAAGTTATACATATATTTTTTTAAAACTTTTGGTATTAAAATTGATCCA
This window contains:
- the cls gene encoding cardiolipin synthase — translated: MTTFYFAIKFLFSLIYWLIIISVIIRIIINKKIISVLISWLLIIYIFPLIGIITYLLFGEIYIGKKRKKEINNIWKYIQNFVSNIKNSKFLYSNKISKISKSLLKLCKYYQGIDPLISKNIKLINNYEKYIIYLIKDINLAKKNIYIIFYIWKVGGLVDKVTDALILASKRGVSCRIILDLAGSINLFRTKYPKILKDSGIKIISALNINIFEIFLRRMDLRQHKKIILIDNNISYIGSMNMVDPNLFKKKLKIGQWIDIMVRIESYINIIINIIFCYDWKIETGECILNSLPNIKLKNFNKNKFHYTIQIIISGPGFPKEIIHRSLLISIYSANKQIVITTPYLIPSNDLLNAICIASQRGVKVHIIIPKKNNSILVKWASRVFFAKLLRSGVLIHMFIGGFLHTKSILIDKQLSLIGTVNLDMRSLWLNFEITLIVDNYNFGKNLAYIQRNYMNNSEILKKENWYKRPFWKKIIERFFYFLNPLL